In one Mucilaginibacter ginsenosidivorax genomic region, the following are encoded:
- the tilS gene encoding tRNA lysidine(34) synthetase TilS, translated as MLPVARFVNFIEQNALFAPGTKVLAAVSGGTDSVLMSHLLKAAGINFGIAHCNFQLRGDEALRDQEFCNNLALKLRVPFHTINFDTTAYATANKISIQMAARDLRYQWFDTLSRQHDYQSIALAHHQNDTIETILLNLTRGTGIAGLHGILPKNGMLARPLLFLTRDEINKTVSDDKLDFVEDSSNASAKYARNKIRIEVIPRLKELNPSLEKTFENNLKHFRDLELLLENQVAELKETILRQGVDETFLLIADVKKLNPARLLLFKLLQQYGFNETTVDDVLSVLDKHSGRVFESAGYLLVLDRDRLIIKQKKADGPEEAIIGINDHEVHFDAYKLNLLHDDSPLIVKDNAMATSVDAALLIFPLTIRNWHEGDYFFPMGMKGRKKLSDYFINQKLSLHQKQEVPLLVNGNGDIIWVGGYRLDERYKVNNNTKKVTIFELYKLS; from the coding sequence ATGCTACCAGTTGCCCGGTTTGTTAATTTTATTGAACAAAATGCCTTGTTTGCGCCCGGCACTAAGGTTTTGGCTGCTGTAAGCGGTGGCACCGATTCTGTTTTAATGAGCCACCTGTTAAAGGCCGCCGGCATAAATTTCGGCATAGCCCATTGTAATTTCCAGTTACGTGGCGATGAAGCCCTGCGCGACCAGGAGTTTTGCAATAACCTGGCACTAAAATTAAGGGTACCATTTCATACCATCAATTTTGATACCACGGCCTATGCAACGGCTAACAAAATATCTATCCAGATGGCTGCCCGCGATTTGCGCTACCAATGGTTTGATACCTTAAGCCGGCAGCATGATTACCAGTCCATTGCGTTGGCACATCACCAAAACGATACTATCGAAACTATATTGTTAAACCTTACCCGCGGCACCGGCATTGCCGGCCTGCATGGCATACTGCCCAAAAACGGCATGCTGGCACGCCCGCTGTTGTTTTTAACCCGCGATGAAATAAATAAAACAGTAAGCGATGATAAGCTTGATTTTGTTGAAGACAGCTCAAACGCATCAGCAAAATATGCCCGTAACAAAATCAGGATCGAGGTGATACCCCGGTTAAAAGAACTTAACCCATCGCTCGAAAAAACGTTTGAAAATAACCTGAAACATTTTCGCGATCTGGAGCTGCTATTGGAAAACCAGGTGGCAGAGCTAAAAGAAACTATCCTACGACAAGGCGTCGATGAAACATTTTTACTGATCGCCGACGTTAAAAAATTAAACCCCGCCCGTTTACTGCTGTTTAAGTTATTACAGCAATACGGATTTAACGAAACTACCGTTGATGATGTGCTGTCGGTTTTGGATAAGCACTCAGGCCGGGTATTTGAATCAGCAGGATATTTGCTGGTGCTTGACCGCGACCGGCTCATCATAAAGCAAAAGAAAGCCGATGGGCCGGAGGAGGCAATTATCGGCATAAATGATCATGAAGTTCATTTTGACGCATACAAGCTAAATTTATTGCATGACGACAGCCCGCTGATTGTAAAGGATAATGCTATGGCTACATCGGTTGATGCTGCCTTGCTTATCTTCCCGCTTACGATACGTAACTGGCACGAGGGTGATTATTTTTTCCCGATGGGGATGAAAGGCCGTAAAAAGCTGAGCGATTATTTCATTAACCAGAAACTATCACTACATCAAAAGCAGGAAGTCCCCCTGTTGGTAAACGGCAATGGCGACATTATTTGGGTGGGTGGTTACCGCTTGGATGAAAGGTATAAAGTAAACAATAACACTAAAAAAGTTACTATCTTCGAATTGTACAAACTATCATGA
- a CDS encoding MFS transporter encodes MNIFRSLKYRNFKLFFYGQSVSLIGTWMQKTAVSWLVYRLTGSALLLGIVSFVSLIPSLILAPYAGSIVDRHNRYRILVITQVVSMLQAGALAFLILFKFYNIPAIIGLSLVQGVINAFDVTCRQSIMVEMVDNKADLPNAIALNSTMTNFARIAGPAVAGIILSTFGEDVCFFGNFLSYIPVLACLFMMKLNTAVIGKPQKGIWQELQDGFKYVSGDRDLSSLILMLTVSSLFVIPFNTLMPIFAKDIFNGDAKTFSWFESAAGIGSVISAVYLANLKTDKNLVRIIIVAGLIFGASVLMVAYAGKLPFALIFMSFTGLGMMAQTSAINTYIQTHAIPAMRARAISYYVMAYQGMIPVGSLMVGWLANELGPRQAVFIEGAIGLLATGVFVLYKRRQGIEGNIGGKAMLAK; translated from the coding sequence ATGAACATTTTCCGCTCCTTAAAATACCGTAATTTCAAGCTGTTTTTTTACGGTCAATCTGTATCCCTCATTGGTACCTGGATGCAAAAAACAGCTGTTAGCTGGCTGGTTTACAGGCTCACCGGGTCGGCACTATTGCTTGGTATAGTTAGTTTTGTAAGCCTTATCCCTTCATTGATCCTGGCGCCTTATGCAGGCAGTATTGTAGATAGGCATAACCGTTACCGCATATTGGTTATTACGCAGGTAGTATCCATGTTGCAGGCGGGCGCACTGGCGTTTTTAATATTGTTTAAGTTTTATAATATCCCGGCTATCATCGGCCTAAGCCTGGTGCAGGGTGTTATTAATGCCTTTGATGTTACTTGCCGCCAGTCTATCATGGTGGAGATGGTTGACAATAAGGCCGACCTGCCCAACGCCATCGCCCTTAACTCCACCATGACCAACTTTGCCCGTATAGCAGGGCCGGCCGTGGCAGGTATCATTTTAAGCACCTTTGGCGAAGATGTTTGTTTCTTCGGCAACTTTTTAAGCTACATACCTGTGCTGGCCTGTTTGTTTATGATGAAACTGAACACTGCTGTTATTGGCAAACCACAAAAAGGCATCTGGCAGGAGCTGCAGGATGGGTTCAAATACGTATCCGGCGACCGCGACCTGAGCAGCCTGATATTGATGCTTACCGTAAGCAGCCTGTTTGTGATACCGTTTAATACCCTGATGCCTATTTTTGCTAAAGACATTTTTAACGGCGATGCTAAAACGTTTAGCTGGTTTGAGAGCGCCGCGGGCATTGGGTCGGTTATCAGCGCTGTTTACCTGGCCAATTTAAAAACAGATAAAAACCTGGTCAGGATAATTATAGTAGCCGGCCTTATTTTTGGCGCAAGCGTGCTTATGGTGGCCTATGCAGGCAAATTGCCCTTTGCGCTAATATTTATGAGTTTTACCGGCTTGGGGATGATGGCACAAACATCGGCCATTAATACTTATATCCAAACACACGCTATACCAGCCATGCGTGCCAGGGCCATCAGCTACTATGTAATGGCCTACCAGGGAATGATACCCGTGGGCAGCCTGATGGTAGGCTGGCTGGCCAATGAACTTGGCCCAAGGCAAGCCGTTTTTATTGAAGGCGCAATTGGCCTGTTGGCAACCGGTGTTTTTGTTTTGTATAAAAGAAGGCAGGGCATTGAAGGGAATATTGGCGGAAAGGCTATGCTGGCGAAGTAA
- a CDS encoding 4'-phosphopantetheinyl transferase family protein: MIISAGNDIVDLQAIDTKRTSEPRFYTKFITGPETQLHSQPQLAGMPIECFVWLLWSVKESVYKFAQRHNPDLVFSPSKIVVEHIASTLSIARTTKGPIEFQGFDDQSCYNSTIAFNQHTFYSRSVITSGFIVTVVNNSDNFEKIYWGVKPIDNSNPAYQSIKVREFILKKLGTFFESDQLNIIKSPSGCPILCDGLNEITVPVSLAHHGQYVAYAFLFGG, encoded by the coding sequence GACACTAAGCGAACAAGCGAACCAAGGTTTTACACCAAATTCATTACCGGCCCCGAAACTCAATTACACAGCCAGCCCCAATTGGCTGGTATGCCTATTGAGTGTTTTGTATGGCTTTTGTGGTCGGTTAAAGAGTCTGTTTATAAATTTGCACAAAGGCATAATCCCGATCTTGTTTTTTCCCCTTCGAAAATTGTTGTCGAACATATTGCCTCCACTTTAAGTATAGCCCGCACTACAAAAGGGCCAATTGAATTCCAAGGGTTTGATGATCAGTCTTGCTATAATAGCACCATTGCTTTTAACCAACATACATTTTATTCCCGATCGGTAATTACCAGCGGTTTTATTGTAACAGTTGTTAATAACAGCGATAATTTCGAAAAAATATACTGGGGTGTTAAGCCGATTGATAATAGCAATCCCGCATATCAATCAATAAAAGTACGGGAATTCATCTTAAAAAAACTCGGTACTTTTTTTGAGTCCGACCAGCTGAATATCATCAAATCGCCGTCCGGCTGCCCAATTTTGTGTGACGGATTGAACGAAATAACGGTGCCCGTTTCATTGGCTCATCATGGCCAATACGTGGCTTATGCTTTCCTCTTCGGCGGGTAA
- a CDS encoding STM3941 family protein, producing MLFGILGSLAFVLGSIWIYSIADTQTDWPPFVLKVVSIMGLLFFGLAIIMGLKKLIDKYPGLIINDHGILNASGFGKPQFIPWENVTSVRSIETEHSKLIQVFINNAEEVISKQSRWKQKLMRMSQSRYGTPISINCVILKIDPGSLLLLLIKRQSAVNAFTSPA from the coding sequence TTGTTATTTGGTATTTTGGGATCACTTGCCTTTGTCTTGGGATCAATATGGATTTATTCTATTGCCGATACTCAAACAGATTGGCCCCCTTTCGTTTTGAAGGTAGTTTCAATAATGGGTTTGCTGTTTTTTGGATTAGCTATAATAATGGGCCTTAAAAAGTTGATTGATAAATACCCAGGGCTAATAATTAACGATCATGGCATCCTTAATGCTTCAGGTTTCGGCAAGCCGCAATTCATCCCATGGGAAAACGTGACCAGCGTTAGGTCGATTGAAACTGAGCACAGCAAACTGATACAAGTGTTCATAAACAATGCCGAAGAAGTGATAAGTAAACAAAGCCGGTGGAAACAAAAGTTGATGCGAATGAGCCAGAGCCGATATGGAACACCCATTTCCATCAACTGCGTAATTCTAAAAATTGATCCAGGTAGCCTGTTGCTGTTATTGATAAAAAGGCAATCTGCAGTAAATGCTTTTACTTCGCCAGCATAG
- a CDS encoding CPBP family intramembrane glutamic endopeptidase, with protein MTQLATKNPRFTIIYGLILTAVLFLCFSVGSKVFSILAGPGLSLDTRFIISRLFFWLCFVIILVYVSKAERQRLLLWDDEPYSVGYYILSVIVILLIIVFGSGIIGLTLKRLDLLKFSPTITLMRNMSTPVKLLGIITAGVLEELIFRGYMIPRLKLFFKSGHWPVIISSVIFALGHWGYGTAINVLVPLFIGLVFGYHYYRYRNINILIICHLLIDLNAMFTPDLIKH; from the coding sequence ATGACACAGCTCGCCACGAAGAATCCGCGTTTTACCATAATTTATGGTCTTATATTAACAGCTGTTTTATTCCTGTGCTTTTCGGTAGGGTCAAAAGTTTTTTCAATTTTAGCCGGCCCTGGCCTGTCGTTAGATACCAGGTTTATTATATCACGCTTATTTTTTTGGCTGTGTTTTGTAATTATCCTGGTATACGTTAGCAAAGCCGAGCGGCAACGGCTCCTGTTATGGGACGATGAACCCTATTCGGTCGGTTATTACATACTATCGGTAATTGTAATACTACTAATCATCGTATTTGGATCGGGTATTATAGGCCTCACGCTGAAACGGCTCGACCTGTTAAAATTTAGCCCGACTATTACATTAATGCGAAACATGAGCACCCCGGTAAAGTTGTTGGGCATTATTACCGCGGGCGTTTTAGAAGAATTGATATTCCGGGGCTATATGATACCCCGGTTAAAACTGTTTTTTAAAAGCGGCCACTGGCCGGTAATAATATCGTCGGTAATATTTGCATTAGGGCATTGGGGGTATGGCACTGCAATAAATGTATTGGTGCCCTTATTTATAGGCTTGGTTTTTGGCTATCACTATTACAGATACCGCAATATCAACATTCTTATAATATGCCATTTGCTGATAGATTTGAACGCCATGTTTACGCCCGATCTTATCAAACATTAA
- a CDS encoding SGNH/GDSL hydrolase family protein yields the protein MSLRKKLLLLLAIFFTIAVGYYMNRRYYLEKRYSSIPEKRHKNDVLRIGIIGDSWASGYSLDSILSDEFLKRGIKTEIISFGEPEAKTKDIYDNLYAAPGNPYSSAEILHHNLDYCLILAGTSDAAGEMGAKFYAYYCSLIIGDLLKDHIEPVFVTMPDFGFKEVTDSLGVLKKVRNEVASIMIDNGSTGSLDDYRKQVNEVLKDTHLQDSTIVVPFSLVCDNYHTHKILYRNNSHLSTAGKQKMGRIIVQYIINRMQKRNSGPRPNIPESRNIASSTPLMATPRSGG from the coding sequence ATGAGCCTACGGAAAAAATTATTGCTGCTATTAGCTATCTTTTTTACGATAGCTGTTGGATATTACATGAACCGCCGGTATTATTTAGAGAAAAGGTATAGTTCGATACCCGAAAAGCGACACAAAAACGATGTATTAAGAATTGGAATAATAGGCGATAGCTGGGCAAGCGGCTACTCGCTGGATTCTATCCTGAGCGACGAATTTTTAAAGAGAGGCATCAAAACAGAGATCATTTCGTTTGGTGAGCCCGAGGCAAAAACTAAAGATATTTACGACAATCTGTATGCCGCACCGGGCAATCCCTATTCAAGTGCCGAAATTTTGCACCACAACCTTGATTATTGCTTAATACTGGCAGGCACAAGTGACGCTGCAGGAGAAATGGGCGCCAAATTTTACGCCTACTATTGTTCTTTGATAATTGGCGATTTACTTAAAGATCATATTGAGCCCGTTTTTGTAACCATGCCCGATTTTGGTTTTAAAGAAGTTACCGATAGCCTGGGGGTTTTAAAAAAGGTAAGGAACGAGGTAGCTTCGATAATGATTGACAACGGCAGCACCGGCAGCCTGGATGATTACCGCAAACAGGTAAACGAGGTTTTAAAAGACACGCACCTGCAGGATTCGACCATCGTAGTACCTTTTAGCCTGGTATGCGACAACTATCATACGCACAAAATATTATACCGCAACAACAGTCACCTGTCAACCGCCGGCAAGCAAAAAATGGGCCGGATAATAGTGCAGTATATTATAAACAGGATGCAAAAAAGAAATTCGGGCCCCAGGCCGAATATACCGGAAAGCCGCAATATTGCAAGCTCGACACCCTTAATGGCAACACCACGCTCAGGCGGATAA
- a CDS encoding OstA-like protein — MRKYVLSFLLLMMAATVMGQKKSIVNLIQSESSTFGKINGRDVIRVYKGVFKQDYSILKSDSAYFYPQDNAFDAFNNVNINQGDTLNIFSDKLNYNGNTKMAILTDNVKMVDKDATLTTNYLTYNTATRIGTYTNGGKLINKDNVLTSKNGYYFALSRDSYFRYDVVLTTVDAVIKTDTMKYNTGTRTAFFYGPTNIYGKKDKDTLYTENGLYNTVTEQAFFGKKNHYKQGTKSLKGDSLFYDKLKGYGRAVKNITFTDREQKITMKGDLATYFKADERTIVTQNAYMVLVTEQKDTTKTDSVPPPAPVAKSKGRVMKAPPNTMKITNMENLAGSIKPNGLVSKKDSARLDSAVRKMAVPNKTVTPGQIKNIGNLINTASQIKPNLTKKDSVKIDSAIKKASAQVKNINPGDAQKQLNNLAQVAAAIKPGGKAVKGLPLPKDTAKAGKVKVDSVFMTADTLETKIFTYKDLKLYQEKQRLAYSYVRDTSAAARKQIIENKKNDKKLVARRLSIPRDTTYRHSDFFGHPKIKVDSAQIKKDKLSAIRKARQDSVRREELKRDPVFAQREINLKDTARVRMVIAHHHAKLFKSDLQGKADSIFYSNADSTIRCYVQPMFWTQGSQLSGDTIYVQMRNKKMDNMELFPSAFVVNLEKDDSLHFNQMGGKKMRGFFKNDKLDRLYTVGNAESIYFKRDSATNVVEGIERSLSSRMVISFKNSKLTNIRLLTKPENKYLPLKKVVDDDKILKGFIWKPKDRPVSKESIIPSRRKTAAKAAGSKANTKGKPTNVKGAAPVKGAPADSLKKQLTTGKDSLLKTDTSGVKGINAAKDSVKIPAVNKPAVPLKTGKDSVKSAVKKPVAN, encoded by the coding sequence GTGAGAAAATACGTTTTAAGCTTTTTGTTATTGATGATGGCGGCTACCGTTATGGGCCAAAAAAAATCAATTGTAAACCTGATACAATCAGAAAGCAGCACATTTGGAAAAATAAATGGCCGGGATGTTATCAGGGTTTATAAAGGGGTTTTTAAACAGGATTATTCCATCTTAAAATCAGATAGCGCCTATTTTTATCCGCAGGACAATGCCTTTGATGCCTTTAATAATGTTAACATAAACCAAGGCGATACCCTGAATATCTTTTCAGATAAGCTGAACTACAACGGCAATACCAAAATGGCTATCCTGACCGACAATGTTAAAATGGTTGACAAGGACGCTACACTTACTACCAATTACCTGACCTATAACACGGCAACCCGCATTGGCACTTATACCAATGGCGGTAAGCTGATTAATAAGGATAATGTACTTACCAGTAAAAACGGTTATTACTTTGCGCTCTCGCGCGATTCGTACTTCAGGTATGATGTGGTTTTAACTACGGTTGATGCCGTTATTAAAACCGATACCATGAAATATAATACGGGCACCCGTACAGCTTTTTTTTACGGGCCAACCAATATTTACGGTAAAAAAGATAAAGATACTTTGTACACCGAAAACGGCTTGTATAATACTGTTACCGAGCAAGCCTTTTTCGGTAAAAAAAACCATTATAAACAGGGCACCAAATCATTAAAAGGCGATAGCTTGTTTTATGATAAGCTAAAAGGATATGGCCGCGCGGTTAAAAACATCACCTTTACCGATAGGGAACAAAAAATAACCATGAAGGGCGATTTGGCTACCTATTTTAAGGCCGATGAACGTACCATTGTTACCCAAAATGCTTACATGGTTTTGGTTACCGAACAAAAGGACACCACCAAAACAGACTCGGTGCCGCCGCCGGCACCTGTTGCCAAAAGCAAAGGCAGGGTGATGAAGGCCCCGCCAAACACCATGAAAATAACCAACATGGAAAACCTGGCCGGCAGTATTAAACCCAATGGCCTGGTTTCAAAAAAGGATTCGGCCCGGTTAGATTCCGCCGTACGCAAAATGGCGGTGCCCAATAAAACAGTTACGCCAGGCCAGATAAAAAACATTGGCAACCTAATAAACACGGCATCCCAAATAAAACCAAACCTCACAAAAAAAGATTCGGTTAAAATAGATTCGGCGATAAAGAAAGCCTCTGCACAGGTCAAAAATATCAACCCGGGCGATGCCCAAAAACAGCTGAACAACCTGGCGCAGGTAGCTGCTGCCATTAAACCAGGCGGTAAAGCCGTAAAGGGCTTACCGTTGCCTAAAGACACCGCAAAAGCTGGTAAGGTGAAGGTAGATTCGGTTTTCATGACTGCCGATACGCTGGAAACAAAAATATTTACCTATAAAGACCTGAAGCTGTACCAGGAAAAACAACGCCTGGCTTATTCCTACGTTCGGGATACATCGGCTGCTGCCCGTAAACAGATCATTGAAAATAAAAAAAATGATAAGAAACTGGTTGCCCGCCGGCTATCCATTCCGCGCGATACTACCTATCGTCACAGCGACTTCTTCGGCCACCCTAAAATAAAGGTCGATTCGGCACAGATAAAAAAAGATAAGCTATCGGCTATCCGCAAGGCGAGGCAGGACAGCGTGCGCAGGGAGGAATTGAAGCGGGATCCGGTATTTGCCCAGCGCGAAATTAATTTGAAAGATACAGCCCGGGTGAGGATGGTTATAGCTCACCACCACGCCAAATTGTTTAAATCGGATTTACAGGGCAAGGCCGATTCGATTTTTTATAGCAATGCCGATTCAACCATTCGTTGTTATGTACAGCCTATGTTTTGGACGCAAGGTTCGCAGCTGTCTGGTGATACCATTTACGTGCAGATGCGAAACAAAAAGATGGATAATATGGAACTGTTCCCTTCGGCATTTGTGGTAAACCTGGAGAAAGACGATTCGTTACATTTTAACCAGATGGGCGGCAAAAAAATGCGTGGTTTCTTTAAAAATGATAAGCTGGACAGGCTATATACGGTGGGCAATGCCGAGAGCATTTACTTTAAGCGGGATAGCGCCACCAACGTGGTTGAGGGCATTGAGCGATCATTAAGCAGCCGGATGGTGATTTCATTCAAAAACAGCAAGCTTACTAATATTCGCCTGCTTACCAAGCCCGAGAACAAGTACCTGCCGCTAAAAAAGGTGGTTGATGATGATAAGATACTGAAAGGTTTTATCTGGAAACCGAAGGACAGGCCGGTATCTAAGGAATCCATCATTCCATCTCGCCGTAAAACAGCGGCGAAGGCGGCCGGAAGCAAGGCAAATACAAAAGGCAAGCCGACTAATGTAAAAGGAGCGGCACCGGTTAAAGGCGCGCCTGCAGATAGCTTAAAAAAGCAATTGACAACGGGGAAGGATAGCTTGCTAAAGACGGATACTTCCGGGGTAAAAGGCATTAATGCAGCTAAGGATTCGGTTAAAATTCCGGCGGTAAATAAACCTGCTGTGCCGCTGAAGACGGGTAAGGATTCGGTTAAAAGTGCTGTTAAGAAGCCGGTAGCAAATTAG
- a CDS encoding LysR substrate-binding domain-containing protein, giving the protein MEIRQLQYFVKAAETMNFTEAAAAVFITQSTLSQQIKQLEDELGMLLFDRIGRHVRITEAGHIFLTHARKILNEVQNGKQAITELNNAATGELNLGVSYAFTSLLLPALAPFSNKYPGIKIFITYGSPEELEKKLRLAELDMILAFHNQSDDEDLEMQVLFSSSIVMVVAKNNPLAKLEQISLEELARQELILPGKGFSSRDFINALFYKNKIVPNIRIELNDVHSLLSLIQDGHWATVLNEKALIGWHKVAAVPIIAKGIKRQSYILWQKGVYRKKAAILFIEQLVEVMGNEE; this is encoded by the coding sequence ATGGAAATAAGACAATTGCAGTATTTTGTTAAAGCGGCCGAGACAATGAACTTCACCGAAGCCGCTGCCGCGGTATTTATCACCCAAAGCACGCTATCGCAACAAATAAAGCAGCTGGAAGATGAGTTGGGTATGCTGCTGTTTGACAGGATTGGCCGCCATGTACGCATTACCGAAGCCGGGCACATATTTTTAACTCATGCCCGCAAAATATTAAACGAGGTACAAAACGGCAAGCAGGCCATTACCGAGCTCAATAACGCCGCCACCGGCGAACTTAACCTGGGCGTTTCGTACGCGTTTACATCGTTACTGTTGCCGGCGCTGGCCCCATTCTCCAATAAATATCCCGGTATCAAAATATTTATTACCTACGGCAGCCCCGAAGAGCTGGAAAAAAAGCTGCGGCTGGCCGAGCTGGATATGATCCTGGCGTTCCACAATCAATCCGACGATGAAGACCTGGAGATGCAGGTGCTTTTTAGCAGCAGTATTGTGATGGTGGTTGCCAAAAACAACCCGCTGGCTAAGCTGGAACAAATAAGCCTGGAAGAACTTGCCCGGCAGGAACTGATATTACCCGGCAAAGGCTTTAGCTCGCGCGACTTTATCAACGCCCTGTTTTATAAAAACAAGATAGTACCTAATATCAGGATCGAGCTGAACGATGTGCACTCGCTGTTATCGCTGATACAGGACGGCCACTGGGCAACCGTACTTAACGAAAAAGCTTTAATAGGCTGGCATAAAGTGGCCGCAGTGCCCATTATCGCCAAAGGCATCAAAAGACAATCATACATCCTGTGGCAAAAAGGCGTTTACCGCAAAAAAGCCGCCATCCTGTTTATTGAGCAACTGGTGGAGGTTATGGGGAATGAGGAGTAA
- a CDS encoding voltage-gated chloride channel family protein yields MNDNIFTSDFFSIVKNLLRWTLLIIPIAIAIGSMVALFLWLLSWATHFRFAHTYLLYLLPLAGVAIHFIYKLAGKPSEKGNNLIIDEIHQPDCGVPKRMAPVVLLTTVITHLFGGSAGREGTAVQIGGSIAQAFGKWFKLNPADTRTILIAGIAAGFGAVFGTPVTGAIFAMEVLTIGRIQYNALLPCLMASIIGDVTVATWGVHHTAYHIDVFASVPHWYAAYTAFDFLLLGKIILASVAFGLASYLFAYLVHGLKSFFAAIVPEPWLTPVLGGLIIIGLTALLGKPDYLGLGIDAEHAGAITIPSAFNAGGADTWSWLWKTIYTTVTLSSGFKGGEVTPLFYIGATLGNTLSVLMDAPVGLFAALGFIAVFAGATNTPLACTFMGIELFGSQYAVFFAVACFTAYFFSGHSGIYGSQRIGIAKTQGRYADAATLAEADKRRRGYMRQKLAKYRLK; encoded by the coding sequence ATGAACGATAACATTTTTACGTCCGATTTTTTTTCGATAGTGAAAAACCTGCTCAGGTGGACACTGCTCATCATCCCTATTGCCATAGCTATAGGCAGCATGGTGGCCCTGTTTTTATGGCTGCTTAGCTGGGCTACGCACTTCAGGTTTGCCCACACCTACCTTTTATATTTACTGCCCCTTGCCGGGGTGGCTATCCATTTTATATACAAACTCGCGGGCAAACCGTCAGAAAAGGGGAACAACCTGATTATCGACGAGATCCATCAGCCCGATTGCGGCGTACCCAAACGGATGGCACCGGTGGTATTGCTTACCACGGTGATTACCCATTTATTTGGCGGATCGGCCGGGCGCGAGGGCACGGCGGTTCAAATTGGCGGCAGCATAGCGCAGGCCTTTGGCAAATGGTTTAAACTAAACCCTGCCGATACCCGCACTATACTTATTGCAGGCATAGCTGCGGGTTTTGGCGCTGTATTTGGCACCCCTGTTACCGGGGCCATATTTGCAATGGAAGTTTTAACCATTGGGCGCATACAGTACAATGCCCTGCTGCCCTGCCTGATGGCCAGCATAATCGGTGATGTTACCGTAGCCACCTGGGGCGTTCACCATACAGCTTATCATATTGATGTGTTTGCAAGCGTGCCGCATTGGTATGCAGCTTACACGGCCTTTGATTTTTTACTGCTTGGCAAAATCATTTTAGCGTCGGTAGCTTTCGGCCTGGCCAGTTACCTGTTTGCTTACCTGGTACACGGGTTAAAATCTTTTTTTGCAGCCATTGTACCAGAACCCTGGCTTACCCCAGTGCTTGGCGGCTTAATTATCATTGGGCTTACCGCTCTTTTGGGCAAGCCTGACTACCTGGGCCTTGGTATCGACGCTGAACATGCCGGGGCAATTACCATACCATCGGCATTTAATGCCGGCGGCGCCGATACCTGGAGCTGGCTTTGGAAAACCATTTATACCACCGTTACCCTCTCAAGCGGCTTTAAAGGCGGCGAGGTAACGCCATTGTTCTACATTGGGGCAACTTTGGGCAACACACTATCTGTTTTGATGGATGCCCCGGTCGGCCTTTTTGCCGCGCTTGGCTTTATTGCGGTATTTGCAGGTGCAACCAATACCCCGCTGGCCTGTACTTTTATGGGGATTGAGCTTTTTGGCAGCCAATATGCAGTGTTTTTTGCGGTGGCTTGTTTTACAGCCTATTTTTTTAGCGGGCACTCGGGCATTTACGGTTCGCAACGCATTGGTATTGCCAAAACACAAGGCCGCTATGCCGATGCCGCAACACTGGCCGAGGCAGATAAGCGCAGGAGGGGATACATGCGGCAGAAACTGGCAAAGTATAGGTTAAAATAA